In a single window of the Bradyrhizobium erythrophlei genome:
- the rfbD gene encoding dTDP-4-dehydrorhamnose reductase → MRILLTGTAGQVGGALFPLLRDRGEILAPALEEFDLSKPGALADGLDELKPDLIINPAAYTAVDHAEDEAALAFSINAEAPAAIARWAARHNVPLVHFSTDYVFNGEGDKPWREDSPSGPLSVYGASKLAGDSAIRAAGGPHLIVRTSWVYASKGANFLRTIARLAKERKELRIVSDQIGAPTSARVIAQAVADILSPGSRDLVGRLAGSGGVVNVVCAGETNWHAFATAIAAGLKSRGVKLEVETIAPIGTQDFPTKAKRPGNSRLDLSRLKDVFGIVTPSWSDALEVELDELARELI, encoded by the coding sequence ATGCGGATTTTGCTGACGGGAACCGCGGGGCAGGTGGGCGGCGCGCTGTTTCCGCTGCTTCGAGACCGCGGCGAAATTCTTGCGCCAGCCCTGGAGGAGTTCGATCTATCGAAGCCCGGCGCGCTGGCCGACGGGCTTGATGAACTGAAGCCCGATCTGATCATTAATCCCGCGGCCTATACGGCGGTCGATCATGCCGAGGACGAGGCCGCGCTCGCCTTTAGCATCAATGCCGAGGCGCCGGCCGCGATCGCGCGCTGGGCCGCCCGGCATAACGTTCCCCTGGTTCATTTCTCGACCGACTACGTTTTCAACGGGGAGGGCGACAAGCCATGGCGCGAGGATAGTCCGTCAGGGCCGCTCTCGGTTTACGGTGCCAGCAAACTCGCCGGCGATAGCGCGATCAGAGCGGCCGGTGGCCCGCATCTCATTGTTCGCACTTCCTGGGTTTATGCGTCAAAAGGTGCCAATTTCCTCAGGACCATCGCGCGGCTGGCAAAAGAGCGCAAGGAACTGCGGATTGTCTCGGATCAGATCGGAGCGCCGACATCGGCCAGGGTGATCGCGCAGGCGGTCGCGGACATTCTATCACCGGGCTCACGGGATCTCGTGGGACGCCTTGCCGGGAGCGGAGGTGTCGTCAACGTCGTTTGCGCCGGCGAAACGAACTGGCATGCCTTCGCGACCGCGATAGCGGCCGGATTGAAATCGCGCGGGGTCAAGCTGGAAGTCGAGACCATTGCCCCGATCGGGACGCAGGACTTTCCAACCAAAGCGAAGCGGCCCGGAAACTCTCGCCTCGATCTATCGCGGCTCAAAGACGTCTTCGGAATCGTCACCCCGTCCTGGAGCGACGCTCTCGAAGTCGAACTCGACGAGTTGGCTCGGGAGCTAATCTAA
- a CDS encoding transglutaminase-like cysteine peptidase, whose protein sequence is MIACSNAIEDSFLYSLRQANIGGVIQMRRLVKIAAAVSVLGTAFFGTAEAAFIGMPMNLGVQLERVRFETPTLAPMAHTRSSMEYPDDCKARKIVFRSGRVRLTPQRVQDLMAVNTPVNSSIEPERNDAGIAGERWLVAPPSEIAMITP, encoded by the coding sequence TTGATCGCGTGCTCGAACGCGATCGAAGATTCTTTCCTGTATTCGTTGCGGCAAGCGAATATTGGGGGAGTAATTCAGATGCGTCGTCTCGTCAAAATCGCCGCGGCCGTGTCGGTGCTGGGAACGGCATTTTTCGGGACCGCAGAAGCCGCCTTCATCGGCATGCCGATGAATCTCGGCGTCCAACTCGAGCGTGTCCGGTTCGAAACGCCGACTCTGGCCCCGATGGCGCATACGCGCTCTTCCATGGAATATCCGGATGACTGCAAGGCCCGCAAAATCGTTTTCCGGAGCGGTCGGGTTAGGCTCACTCCGCAGCGTGTCCAGGACCTGATGGCGGTCAACACCCCCGTCAATTCGTCGATCGAGCCCGAGCGAAATGATGCGGGCATCGCGGGCGAAAGGTGGCTTGTGGCCCCTCCTTCGGAGATTGCAATGATTACGCCGTGA
- the rfbB gene encoding dTDP-glucose 4,6-dehydratase: MRFEKEVIFVTGGAGFIGSAVVRHLLRDTHARVVNIDKLTYAANLDSLPGAVGNPHYAFEQVCIRDAASLRKLFEKYQPDAVMNLAAESHVDRSIDGPGEFVQTNIVGTFTLLQESLRHWRSQSPEKRAKFRFLHISTDEVFGSLGDEGLFTETTAYAPNSPYSASKAASDHLVRAWRETYDLPALVTNCSNNYGPYHFPEKLIPHIIIKGLAGEPLPVYGDGRNIRDWLYVEDHARALTLVLERGVVGETYNVGGRNERTNLHVVESICDLLDEILPGAAGPRRNLISFVTDRPGHDRRYAIDASKLERELGWRAEEHFESGIEKTVRWYVDQQPWWRAILDRGYSTGRLGLRQ; the protein is encoded by the coding sequence ATGCGCTTTGAGAAAGAGGTCATCTTTGTCACCGGCGGCGCGGGCTTCATCGGCTCGGCGGTGGTGCGCCATCTGCTGCGCGATACCCACGCCCGGGTCGTCAACATCGACAAGCTGACCTATGCCGCAAACCTGGATTCGCTGCCCGGCGCGGTCGGCAATCCGCATTATGCCTTCGAGCAGGTCTGCATCCGCGATGCGGCCTCCTTGCGAAAGCTGTTCGAAAAATACCAGCCCGATGCGGTGATGAATCTCGCCGCCGAGAGCCATGTCGATCGCTCGATCGACGGCCCCGGCGAATTCGTGCAAACCAATATCGTCGGCACCTTCACGCTGCTTCAGGAGAGCCTGCGGCACTGGCGAAGCCAGTCGCCCGAGAAACGCGCAAAGTTCCGTTTCCTGCACATCTCGACCGATGAGGTGTTCGGCTCACTTGGCGACGAGGGCCTGTTCACCGAGACCACCGCTTACGCGCCCAACTCGCCCTATTCCGCGAGCAAGGCCGCCTCCGATCATCTGGTCCGCGCCTGGCGCGAGACCTACGATCTGCCGGCGCTGGTGACGAACTGCTCGAACAATTACGGGCCGTACCATTTCCCGGAAAAGCTGATCCCGCACATCATCATCAAGGGGCTGGCCGGCGAGCCCCTGCCCGTCTATGGCGACGGCCGGAACATCCGGGACTGGCTCTATGTCGAGGACCACGCCAGGGCACTGACGCTGGTGCTCGAACGCGGCGTGGTCGGCGAGACCTACAATGTCGGCGGCCGCAACGAGCGCACCAATTTGCATGTGGTGGAAAGCATCTGCGACCTCTTGGACGAAATCCTGCCGGGCGCGGCCGGACCACGGCGAAACCTGATCTCCTTTGTCACGGACCGGCCTGGCCACGACCGGCGCTACGCGATCGACGCCTCGAAGCTGGAGCGGGAGCTGGGCTGGCGAGCCGAGGAACATTTCGAAAGCGGCATCGAGAAGACGGTGCGCTGGTATGTCGACCAGCAACCGTGGTGGCGGGCCATTCTCGATCGCGGATACTCCACGGGTCGCCTGGGGCTGCGTCAATAA
- the rfbA gene encoding glucose-1-phosphate thymidylyltransferase RfbA, with translation MKGIILAGGTGSRLYPVTTVVSKQLLPVFDKPMIYYPLSTLMFAGIRDILIITTPQDQHLFERLLGDGSDLGLHFTYVSQDKPRGLADAFVLGADFVGSDRVALVLGDNIFHGHGFPEQLAHATERGKGATVFGYVVNTPEHYGVVELDHFGRALSIEEKPAKPKSNVAVTGLYFYDNDVVRMAADLKPSARGEIEISDLNRAYMERGDLFVQILGRGFAWLDTGTHASLVEASHFVQILEERQGMRVACLEEIALRLGYITLDKFEILAQRCAKSSYGEYLFSIHRSFAQSRRAEF, from the coding sequence ATGAAGGGCATCATCTTGGCCGGCGGAACCGGATCGCGCCTTTACCCTGTGACGACGGTTGTTTCGAAGCAGCTTCTTCCCGTTTTCGACAAGCCGATGATTTATTATCCGCTGTCGACGCTGATGTTTGCGGGCATCCGGGATATTCTCATCATTACGACGCCCCAGGATCAGCACCTCTTCGAACGCTTGCTCGGAGACGGAAGCGACCTTGGACTTCACTTTACCTATGTGTCGCAGGATAAACCGCGCGGCCTGGCCGACGCCTTCGTTCTCGGCGCCGACTTCGTCGGTTCGGATCGCGTCGCCCTCGTGCTCGGCGACAACATTTTCCACGGACATGGCTTCCCTGAGCAACTTGCACACGCGACCGAGCGCGGCAAGGGCGCGACCGTGTTCGGATATGTCGTCAACACCCCGGAGCACTACGGCGTGGTTGAGCTCGACCATTTTGGGCGAGCGCTTTCAATTGAAGAAAAGCCGGCGAAACCAAAATCGAACGTCGCGGTGACGGGCCTTTATTTCTACGACAATGATGTTGTTCGTATGGCTGCGGACTTGAAGCCGTCAGCGCGCGGCGAAATCGAGATTTCCGATTTGAACCGGGCCTACATGGAGCGAGGTGACCTGTTCGTCCAAATCCTCGGTCGTGGTTTCGCTTGGCTCGATACCGGTACGCATGCTTCCCTCGTCGAGGCCAGTCATTTTGTCCAGATCCTCGAGGAGCGGCAGGGCATGCGAGTCGCATGTCTGGAGGAAATCGCGCTCCGTCTTGGCTATATTACGCTCGACAAGTTTGAGATCCTCGCGCAGCGTTGCGCCAAAAGCAGCTACGGCGAATATCTTTTCAGCATTCACCGCTCTTTCGCCCAATCCCGCCGGGCGGAGTTCTGA
- the rfbC gene encoding dTDP-4-dehydrorhamnose 3,5-epimerase, whose product MQIVATSLPEVLIVEPKMYGDPRGFFLETYQLDRYAEHGIRGAFVQDNLSRSGYGVLRGLHLQNPSTQGKLVSVMRGRVLDVSVDVRLGSPNYGRHVAVELSEDNRRQLWVPRGFAHGFLVLSESADFFYKCDNVYSPKDEIVVRWDDPAIGINWGIDHPSLSSRDAAAPVLAEVKNLPVYGQV is encoded by the coding sequence ATGCAGATCGTTGCGACCAGTCTTCCGGAGGTTTTGATTGTCGAGCCCAAAATGTATGGCGATCCACGGGGCTTTTTCCTGGAGACTTACCAGCTCGATAGATACGCGGAACATGGTATTCGGGGCGCGTTCGTTCAGGATAACCTTTCCCGTTCCGGCTATGGCGTACTTCGCGGCTTGCACCTGCAGAACCCCTCAACCCAGGGCAAGCTCGTATCCGTGATGCGCGGCCGGGTACTGGACGTCTCAGTCGACGTCCGCCTGGGAAGCCCCAACTATGGGCGACATGTTGCCGTTGAACTGAGCGAAGACAACCGCCGCCAGCTCTGGGTGCCCCGCGGCTTTGCGCATGGCTTTCTGGTGCTCTCCGAGAGCGCGGACTTCTTCTACAAATGCGATAATGTTTACAGCCCGAAGGATGAGATCGTGGTCCGCTGGGATGATCCGGCGATCGGCATCAATTGGGGGATCGACCATCCTTCGCTGTCCTCGCGCGATGCCGCAGCACCTGTGCTGGCGGAGGTAAAAAACCTCCCGGTCTATGGACAGGTCTGA
- a CDS encoding porin, producing the protein MKMVKSLFLGSAAGLIAMSGAQAADLPVKAKAVEYVRICSLYGAGFFYIPGTDTCIKLGGYLRVDTTFNGGIYDAPAWSGDIGQGNRYADYYASRSRMAFTTDTRTATEYGVVRTFAQADFQFQTLGNNTFNPNSLATNLGNNPQLLDTPGQGNVAVEYVFLQFAGFTFGKSSSAYASPWNGYPGNNTSFLLGGNDSVTGVNNIQYTAQFGNGVSGTIGLDDPTVFNRTVIGYLATFNSTASTATALGTNTSSSAAITGTLPNAYAGVHMPDIVGNIRIDQAWGLFQLSGAVHEVDASYNTLTSAALPTSASLNSGHPDTKYGGSVMAALQIKNIPTGPGDDIKLDASWAKGDTKNVISTSSTSPQFLMFSGTSRPGAVGSAGFGFVSDGVFAPGGQIDLTTAFGVRGAFNHNWNPYWSSSLFGSYSAVRYNGDAKANFCSALAGTSPNGAALFGRSFSGDFSCNPDFNVSQLGVVTRWTPVTNLTFSVEAMWFHLDQKMAGAVTASPGATSPLPTGPYEFKDQDTASLNVRVQRNF; encoded by the coding sequence ATGAAGATGGTTAAGAGCCTTTTCCTCGGCTCAGCGGCGGGTCTTATCGCCATGAGCGGGGCACAGGCAGCTGATCTTCCCGTCAAGGCCAAAGCGGTCGAGTACGTGAGGATCTGCTCCCTGTATGGTGCCGGTTTCTTCTACATTCCGGGCACCGACACCTGCATCAAGCTGGGTGGTTATCTGCGCGTTGATACCACATTCAACGGCGGCATCTACGATGCGCCGGCGTGGTCGGGCGATATCGGCCAGGGGAACCGCTACGCCGATTACTACGCGTCACGTTCGCGTATGGCATTCACGACCGATACGCGTACCGCCACTGAATACGGCGTCGTCCGCACCTTCGCTCAGGCCGACTTCCAGTTCCAGACGCTCGGTAACAACACCTTCAACCCGAACAGCCTGGCTACCAACCTCGGCAACAACCCTCAGCTGCTTGACACCCCCGGCCAAGGCAACGTTGCGGTCGAGTACGTGTTCCTGCAGTTCGCCGGGTTCACCTTCGGTAAGTCTTCCTCGGCCTATGCGTCGCCGTGGAATGGTTATCCGGGCAACAACACCTCGTTCCTGCTCGGCGGCAATGACTCCGTCACCGGCGTGAACAACATCCAGTACACCGCCCAGTTCGGCAACGGCGTGTCGGGCACCATCGGCCTCGATGACCCGACCGTGTTCAACCGTACCGTGATCGGCTACCTGGCCACGTTCAATTCGACTGCATCGACTGCAACCGCACTTGGCACCAACACGTCCAGCTCGGCTGCTATCACTGGAACTTTGCCGAACGCCTATGCCGGCGTGCATATGCCTGATATCGTTGGCAACATCCGGATCGATCAGGCCTGGGGTCTGTTCCAGTTGTCGGGTGCGGTCCATGAAGTGGACGCTTCGTACAACACGTTGACCTCGGCTGCTCTGCCGACCTCGGCGTCGCTGAACAGCGGTCACCCGGATACCAAGTATGGTGGATCGGTGATGGCTGCGTTGCAGATCAAGAACATCCCGACCGGTCCGGGCGACGACATCAAGTTGGACGCAAGCTGGGCAAAGGGTGACACGAAGAACGTGATCTCCACGAGCTCAACCTCGCCGCAATTCCTGATGTTCAGTGGCACCAGCCGCCCTGGCGCTGTTGGCAGCGCGGGTTTTGGCTTCGTCAGTGACGGCGTCTTCGCCCCCGGTGGTCAGATCGACCTCACGACGGCCTTTGGTGTTCGCGGTGCGTTCAACCACAACTGGAACCCCTACTGGTCGTCCAGTCTGTTCGGCAGCTATTCGGCTGTCCGGTATAACGGCGATGCGAAGGCAAATTTCTGCTCTGCCCTTGCAGGAACGTCTCCGAACGGTGCTGCTCTCTTTGGCCGTTCTTTCAGTGGCGACTTCAGCTGCAATCCGGACTTCAATGTCTCGCAGCTCGGCGTCGTCACCCGCTGGACGCCCGTCACCAACCTGACGTTCTCGGTGGAAGCCATGTGGTTCCACCTGGATCAGAAGATGGCGGGTGCAGTCACTGCTTCGCCGGGCGCGACTTCGCCGCTTCCGACCGGTCCCTACGAGTTCAAGGACCAGGACACCGCGTCCCTCAACGTTCGCGTTCAGCGCAACTTCTGA
- a CDS encoding porin produces the protein MKMVKSLVLGSAAGLLAVGGAQAADLPIKAKPVEYVKICSLYGAGFFYIPGTDTCIKLGGYLRVDTTFNGSIYGQPAWSADLGTGNRYRDDFASRSRMALTVDTRTATEYGVVRTFGQADFQFTTFNNNNVNPLTLGTTPTATGVFNLPGEGYTAVEYVFIQFAGFTFGKSSSAYATPWNGYPGNNTSFLIGGNDSVTGVNNIQYTAQFGNGVSGTIGLDEPVAFNRTSVFNLSAGVTGGISSVGAVGAAGTSGNAYGGQHMPDVVGNIRIDQAWGLFQVSAAVHEVDGSYNLLGPGAIPLIGSDTSGHPTTKYGGSVMAAFQVKNIPTGAGDDIKFDTTWAKGDTKNVISTSAPSPNFLMLGGVPGQFGPANSIAFGATTDGTYLPIAAGGDGTMHLTSAYGVRGAFNHNWDPYWSSSLFGGMGWVRYDATQRANFCSAISATIPGQNVTYSCNPNYAISMLGVVTRWTPVNNLTFSAEAIWTHLTTGFTGSSTFSPGAPFAVTPLAFKAQDTASLEVRVQRNF, from the coding sequence ATGAAGATGGTTAAGAGCCTAGTTCTCGGCTCAGCGGCGGGTCTTCTCGCCGTGGGTGGGGCACAGGCGGCTGATCTTCCCATAAAGGCCAAGCCGGTCGAGTACGTGAAGATCTGCTCCCTGTATGGTGCCGGTTTCTTCTACATTCCGGGCACCGACACCTGCATCAAGCTGGGTGGTTATCTGCGCGTTGATACTACGTTCAACGGCAGCATTTATGGCCAGCCGGCGTGGAGCGCCGATCTGGGCACCGGCAATCGATACCGCGACGACTTCGCTTCCCGTTCGCGTATGGCGTTGACCGTCGATACGCGCACCGCGACTGAATACGGCGTCGTCCGCACTTTCGGCCAGGCTGATTTCCAGTTTACGACTTTCAACAACAACAACGTCAATCCCCTTACCCTCGGCACTACGCCTACGGCAACCGGCGTCTTCAATCTCCCCGGCGAAGGTTATACGGCCGTTGAATACGTGTTCATCCAGTTCGCCGGGTTCACCTTCGGTAAGTCTTCCTCGGCCTATGCGACACCCTGGAACGGCTATCCGGGCAACAACACGTCGTTCCTGATCGGCGGCAACGACTCCGTCACCGGCGTGAACAACATCCAGTACACCGCGCAGTTCGGCAACGGCGTGTCCGGCACCATCGGTCTCGATGAACCGGTCGCGTTCAACCGCACGTCTGTTTTCAACCTGTCGGCTGGCGTTACCGGTGGTATATCGAGTGTTGGTGCTGTGGGCGCGGCCGGTACCTCCGGTAACGCCTACGGCGGCCAGCACATGCCTGACGTCGTCGGCAACATCCGCATCGATCAGGCCTGGGGTCTGTTCCAGGTATCGGCTGCGGTCCATGAAGTGGACGGTTCGTACAATCTCCTCGGCCCTGGCGCCATACCGCTTATCGGGTCGGACACCTCCGGTCATCCTACCACCAAGTACGGCGGTTCGGTGATGGCGGCGTTCCAGGTCAAGAACATCCCGACCGGTGCCGGCGATGACATCAAGTTCGACACCACCTGGGCCAAGGGTGACACCAAGAACGTGATCTCGACCAGCGCGCCCTCGCCGAACTTTTTGATGCTGGGTGGCGTTCCGGGCCAATTTGGACCCGCTAATAGTATTGCTTTCGGCGCGACCACGGATGGTACCTATCTTCCGATCGCTGCCGGCGGCGATGGCACAATGCATCTGACCTCGGCGTACGGCGTTCGTGGTGCGTTCAACCACAACTGGGATCCCTACTGGTCGTCGAGCTTGTTCGGCGGCATGGGCTGGGTGCGGTATGACGCAACTCAACGAGCCAATTTCTGCTCGGCCATCTCCGCAACCATCCCTGGTCAGAACGTAACCTATTCTTGCAACCCGAACTACGCGATCTCGATGCTCGGTGTGGTCACCCGTTGGACCCCCGTCAACAACCTGACGTTCTCGGCGGAAGCCATCTGGACCCATCTCACCACCGGGTTTACTGGTTCTTCGACCTTCAGTCCGGGTGCGCCGTTCGCGGTAACCCCCCTGGCCTTCAAGGCGCAAGACACCGCGTCCCTCGAGGTTCGCGTTCAGCGCAACTTCTGA
- a CDS encoding site-specific integrase: MASLMVGLNRQKTGGYAARKVIPKDVREEYARVYGVGWEEKLSLPPGYSPHEAKARCGEWLAEIETRIGTLRARKNGKGQPLTRRNAHALAGRWYSWFISKHETDLRTPKHWRSMSNHLVWDVIYPHAPDEYHQDTKRDPEWEWKAHPEVRAAVRPVIAEEAKTASFLLEQGVFLTPEASNLFLDAVEDNLLAAYVRLEGLARGDYGPDVLMDQFPEYVSSSLEANRSIGCWKLLEAWIAGVQPSPSTVARWTTVFKTADARFSDASTITVEAAKEWMNSLIDGKRSADTVATVWRTALKTVFAWGVGEKLIKANPFKDVRISVPRKVTERETKAFTAEEAEAILRAALAYEHPKTVDERARRWVPWLCAYTGARPGEITQLRGSDIQKRGGDYFARLSPSAGKIKTRTARTVPLHEHLVEQGFIQFVDDMGSGPLFYTRRPASAGPEPVQSPAERTRERLGQWVRSLGITDPELRPNHAWRHTFKARAERFGMSERYSDAITGHAPPTAGRAYGKPIPEDLAEAIRTFPRYRL, encoded by the coding sequence ATGGCTTCATTGATGGTTGGACTAAATCGCCAAAAGACAGGAGGCTACGCCGCGCGCAAAGTCATCCCTAAGGACGTCCGGGAGGAGTACGCGCGCGTCTATGGTGTCGGCTGGGAAGAGAAGTTGAGCCTGCCCCCGGGCTACTCACCCCATGAGGCGAAGGCCCGCTGCGGGGAGTGGTTGGCCGAAATCGAAACCCGCATTGGCACACTCAGGGCGCGCAAGAACGGCAAAGGTCAACCACTCACACGCCGGAACGCCCATGCGTTGGCCGGCCGCTGGTATAGCTGGTTCATAAGCAAGCACGAGACTGACCTCCGCACTCCGAAGCACTGGAGGTCAATGAGCAACCATCTGGTCTGGGACGTGATCTATCCGCACGCTCCTGACGAATATCATCAAGACACCAAGAGGGACCCCGAATGGGAGTGGAAGGCTCACCCGGAAGTCCGAGCCGCAGTCAGACCTGTGATTGCCGAAGAGGCCAAGACTGCGTCTTTCCTCCTCGAGCAAGGGGTTTTTCTGACCCCTGAAGCCAGCAACTTGTTCCTCGATGCGGTGGAGGACAATCTTCTGGCAGCTTATGTGCGGTTAGAGGGGCTGGCTCGGGGTGACTATGGACCAGACGTCCTGATGGACCAATTCCCCGAGTATGTTTCATCCTCGCTGGAGGCCAACCGGTCCATAGGATGTTGGAAGCTCCTAGAAGCCTGGATTGCGGGGGTTCAACCCTCTCCCAGCACTGTCGCGCGCTGGACAACGGTGTTCAAGACGGCCGACGCGCGCTTCTCGGACGCTTCGACCATAACCGTTGAGGCTGCGAAGGAATGGATGAACAGCCTGATCGACGGGAAGCGCAGCGCGGACACCGTCGCAACCGTATGGAGAACGGCGCTCAAAACCGTGTTTGCGTGGGGTGTGGGCGAGAAATTGATTAAAGCCAATCCTTTTAAGGACGTAAGAATTAGCGTCCCCCGCAAGGTGACTGAACGAGAGACCAAGGCGTTCACAGCTGAGGAAGCTGAGGCGATCCTGCGCGCCGCATTGGCTTACGAGCATCCAAAAACGGTCGACGAGCGTGCTCGGCGATGGGTTCCGTGGCTGTGCGCTTACACCGGTGCCCGTCCAGGCGAAATAACACAGCTCCGGGGATCGGACATTCAGAAACGCGGCGGTGATTACTTCGCGAGACTTTCGCCATCGGCAGGGAAAATCAAAACGCGCACGGCTCGCACCGTCCCACTGCACGAGCACCTCGTGGAGCAGGGTTTCATCCAGTTCGTAGACGACATGGGAAGCGGGCCGCTATTTTACACGCGTCGCCCTGCAAGTGCCGGGCCTGAACCGGTCCAGAGTCCGGCTGAGCGCACGAGGGAGAGGCTGGGGCAATGGGTGCGTTCATTGGGTATCACCGACCCTGAGCTTAGGCCAAACCACGCATGGCGGCACACCTTCAAGGCACGCGCCGAACGTTTTGGAATGTCCGAAAGGTACAGTGACGCAATTACCGGCCATGCGCCGCCTACCGCTGGACGTGCCTACGGGAAACCGATACCTGAGGACTTGGCTGAAGCGATACGCACGTTCCCGCGGTATCGCCTGTAA